The sequence CCCACTCAGCACTCACTGCAGAATTCATGGTACAGCATGATTTTCATTTATGGCAACTTCAGGAACATTTTTTACAGTGCAGCATCCTCTGATCTGTTAAAATAGCAGGAGCATTTCTGGTATGGCTCAGAAGCTCTGCCAGTCCCTGACCCTACCTGCCTAAGCTCCACTTGGCTTTCTAAGAACATGGAATGTGCTGGATTGTGGATATGCTGGAGCTCCCGGCTAAGTTTTAAAAGAAGCTGAGCATGGTTGTGCCTTCAACCCAAGAGCAGCTGTTCAGCTATTCACTTCTAGTAAGTCTTTACCATACCCTCCAAATTAGGGTGTTGCTTGAGACAAATTCCTGGCTGACTTGCTGCCCAACTTTTTTGGAATGGGAGGTTCTTATTACCTGTTAACATTCCTGTGCCTACCTGGGGCATTCTTCACCCCTGGGGACAGATCTTGGTCACTTTTCTCTCTCAGACATGGCCACACTGCCCGTGTGTGACTGAAACTGGAAAGAATTGCAGGAAGTTTCTGCATCCATTGTCAAGTTTTCAtacaaaacatttatttgaaaaagttGCATGTAAAGTTCTACACAGGACGGTTGCCATTtctgtagtaaaaaaaaagaaaagcaaaccaaaaccacataAAAAAATCATCTCTGTCATGCACATGGTAAAGGAGCTGCTCTTTCTCAAGAACCCACAATTAACAGACTTCAATGTGCATTTTGGCAAGAGAAACTGCAGAAGTGGAGTTCACTCAAGAAAAGGGTTCTGGATGCACATATGTACTTAATTTTCTACCCCATTTACCATCACAGCTACAGAACCACCATTAGCTCTTGGGATAGGATCTCCTCTCCCATTTGGGTGCCCAAATGGCTGTTTTTACAGACCTTTTTAATGCACTTGGTCCACTTTTGGAGCTTTTGAATTGAAAGCTGCCTgtaagaaattttaaatttggGTAATGATTGTCAGACAAAGTAATTTCAAATCATCTGACCAAGCTCTGCTGGCAGGTTTGCAGTGTCTCTTCCTACCCCACCATGTTTCGGAGGGAAGAATTCCATTCTCCAACGAGTATAAAGTTCAATTTCTTAACTTCTTAAAGCAAAAGCAGATGGCTCAGTGTATAAATACATCCAGCATCTGGATTCTCAGTCACAAAAATAACATGCTTTATACAATAGAAAATGGATCAACTATGAAACAATTCTCCATTGGCCTTAAGATCCAACAGCAGCACCAACACCTTCATCTTCATCCTGTTCCTCCTCAGCCTCATCATCGTCTTCCCTCATTTCTCCATCTCGCTTCTCTTTTTCAAGCATTTTTAGGTATTTGCTAGCTAGGATCTTCTTTGGCAAGATATCTGAAAGGCAGAATTGTTGCTTTTTTAGTCAATTTGAATATGTGTATTGCCTCATGAATACTGTTCCATCAAAATCACTAAAGAAATtaagacaaaaagaaatattaatacttTTAACAAACCTTAGGTGAATAACCAGGTAAGTCAGCCTGACCCACACACTGTAAGCTGTAAGAGTAGGAGGGAGTTACCCACTTACAGTACAAGTAACCAAAGATAAGGACTCTATTTTGTGACTGATTACTGGCACCTTTTAGTGTCTGCTGATGTGAATTATTTGATGTAAAACAGAGCCCAACTGCCTTAGATCCAATAAGCCATTGATATAAAATCCAAGTATCAGTAAAAacgtgtctgtgtgtgtatctAGAAGCATAGAGGGACCAATATGATGAAGTttcttttctcaaaacttatagaATCCTATGTGTCATTTTTGTCCACATAACTCCTCACCTAAAGATGTGCAATGATCTTCTTTCACAAGCTGAAAGCTTTCAGATGGAACTGCTGGAATTTAGGAAATGCTTAAGGCAATATCCTGAGAACTGTATACAGTATGATTGTAATTTAGAGACAGCAGAAAAATCCCTATTCACAGAGAAATGTTTTTAGGAAAGTAGTGTTACAGTGCGCTTGGGCTatgcttttccccatttccagggacccctgtgactctgatcaggtAAGTGTCCACTCCTTCCCGCCCTGACAGGGTTGGCTGAGAGGCAGAgaagccctccctgcccagagcctAGATAAACCCATAACTCTGTTTGCTCGCTTTCCCCCTGGACCTCATGGAATAAAGAAGCTGGACACCACATCGGGGTGAGAGTCTCTTTTgaatctttgcccatctcctgatgttcctcccctcaaggcctcgtatctctgggctagcctaaTAAGTTGGGGCTGAGAGGGGCAGAAGCATCAAGTAGTTAACGAGTTCCAGTTGAATGCTAACCAAGAGATAAACGACCTGTAGGAGAACTGGGTCCTCACAAAACAGAGCATAAAGAGCAAGATTTCACTTTCCAAAGTAGACACAGGATTTACCCTTGTGTTATCAATACCTGCAAGGAACTGAAAGGTCTCACACTCTTCTGCTGTATGAGACAGGTCACTGTAAGTCAAAGCattcttctctttccctctgCCGTGTTTGTAGGAGTATGTAGCCAAATATTGAACAAAAAGCtcctaaaaaattaaaacaaaactgcGTAGTCAGACTAAGTATGCACACATATCTTTGATTCCCGTCTACAGGCAGAAGCACCATATTTAACTTCACGTACACTGGGCACTCAGTGCACAGACTCATTACCTTTCAGTACCTGAAGGCAGtctacaggaaagatggagagagaatatttacaagggcatgtagtgacaggacaagggggaatggcatCAAACTGGCAGAAAGTAGGTTTAGATCAGTTAataggaagaaatccttccctctgagggtgctgaggccctggcacaggttgctcgGAGAAGCTGCGGCCGCCCCATCCCTGGAGccgtccaaggccaggctggacggagctcggagcaccctgggacagtgtaAAGTGTCCCTGGCCGTGGCAGGGCTGTGAAATAGATgttctt comes from Lonchura striata isolate bLonStr1 chromosome 1, bLonStr1.mat, whole genome shotgun sequence and encodes:
- the CHRAC1 gene encoding chromatin accessibility complex protein 1 gives rise to the protein MAAARLSGSENRLVSLPLSRIRVIMKSSPEVSSINQDALFLTAKATELFVQYLATYSYKHGRGKEKNALTYSDLSHTAEECETFQFLADILPKKILASKYLKMLEKEKRDGEMREDDDEAEEEQDEDEGVGAAVGS